From the Gallaecimonas mangrovi genome, one window contains:
- a CDS encoding methyl-accepting chemotaxis protein — protein MSTLPRTMLAFSILLLLLVVMGGFALWQASKINQSVERIQNQSMARLGVAGSLAENMARMRITAFQFYVFTAPDIRQHFLDNWNKISAQVDDNLKTYGELVKSDKGRSILATLNHYNDIYKKEAMKLRQMAIDGHLPEALAQLNMMNKTYAYPMINNAAALAKMNAEAAEGEKQNAAQVYKDTQIWTVLLTLVSLLVGALLTWRFSLSIVGPMREALTIARRIADNDLTGHIAVQGNDEAADMLKAFETMQSNLRQAMGQIGSSATQLASASEQMSAITNDAMKMLTRQNDEIDQAVTAVTEMSAAVEEVAGNAVQTSEQSKSSTETAASGRKQVDEAVHSLETLVNNVRNASEQALVLAEETGNISKMLDVIRAVSEQTNLLALNAAIEAARAGDAGRGFAVVADEVRNLAKRTAESTNEIENMISSVQRGTQDTVSALQMSVDHAGETLTKASMAGEALSTIESSVSAINDRNLVIATAAEEQAQVAREVDQNLVSIRDLSYQTSTGAGEANTASKELAKLATDLNAMLRRFKV, from the coding sequence ATGAGTACTTTGCCACGTACTATGCTGGCATTTTCCATCTTGCTGTTGTTATTGGTCGTTATGGGAGGCTTTGCGCTTTGGCAGGCTTCAAAAATTAACCAGTCTGTTGAGCGTATTCAAAATCAATCCATGGCCCGTTTAGGGGTAGCCGGCTCTTTAGCGGAAAACATGGCCAGGATGCGTATCACCGCTTTTCAGTTTTATGTTTTTACCGCGCCCGATATTCGCCAGCACTTTTTAGATAACTGGAACAAGATCAGCGCTCAGGTTGACGACAACCTGAAGACGTATGGCGAGTTGGTGAAATCAGACAAGGGCCGCAGTATCTTGGCGACCTTGAATCACTACAACGACATCTACAAAAAAGAAGCTATGAAGCTTCGGCAAATGGCGATTGACGGGCATCTACCAGAGGCGTTAGCGCAGCTGAATATGATGAACAAAACCTACGCCTACCCAATGATTAACAACGCTGCGGCCTTAGCCAAAATGAACGCTGAAGCGGCCGAGGGTGAGAAGCAAAACGCGGCGCAAGTATACAAAGACACACAAATCTGGACAGTGTTACTGACCTTGGTGTCGTTACTGGTTGGAGCCTTACTGACTTGGCGCTTTAGCTTGAGCATTGTTGGCCCCATGCGTGAAGCCTTAACCATTGCCCGGCGTATAGCCGACAATGACTTAACCGGCCACATTGCAGTGCAAGGTAACGATGAAGCCGCAGATATGCTCAAGGCTTTTGAAACCATGCAAAGCAACCTGCGCCAGGCCATGGGCCAAATTGGTAGCTCTGCCACCCAGTTAGCCAGTGCCTCAGAGCAAATGAGCGCCATCACCAATGACGCGATGAAAATGCTCACCCGTCAGAATGATGAAATTGATCAGGCAGTGACTGCGGTGACTGAAATGAGCGCGGCAGTTGAAGAAGTGGCTGGGAACGCCGTGCAAACCTCTGAGCAGTCGAAAAGTTCGACCGAGACGGCTGCCAGTGGCCGCAAACAAGTGGATGAAGCGGTGCACTCCTTAGAGACCTTGGTGAATAACGTCCGCAATGCCTCGGAGCAAGCACTGGTCCTGGCTGAGGAAACCGGCAATATCAGCAAAATGCTGGATGTGATCCGGGCGGTATCGGAACAAACCAACCTGTTGGCGTTAAACGCCGCCATTGAAGCGGCGCGGGCCGGGGATGCCGGCCGGGGTTTTGCGGTGGTGGCCGATGAGGTGCGTAATCTTGCCAAACGCACTGCTGAATCGACTAACGAAATTGAGAACATGATTAGTTCGGTGCAGCGCGGCACCCAAGACACCGTTAGCGCCTTGCAAATGAGTGTTGACCACGCTGGCGAAACGCTGACCAAGGCCTCCATGGCTGGTGAAGCCCTTAGCACCATTGAAAGCTCAGTTTCAGCGATTAACGACCGTAACTTGGTGATTGCCACTGCTGCCGAAGAACAGGCGCAAGTCGCCAGGGAAGTCGACCAGAACTTGGTGAGTATTCGCGACCTGTCTTATCAAACCTCAACGGGGGCAGGCGAGGCCAATACGGCATCAAAAGAGCTTGCCAAGTTGGCAACCGACCTTAATGCGATGTTGCGGCGCTTTAAGGTGTAG
- the rnc gene encoding ribonuclease III, whose product MTNSLETLYRRLGYSFVDEKRVRQALTHRSAGSQHNERLEYLGDSILSFVVADALYHRFPAANEGDMSRMRATLVKGKTLAELGSEFQLGDFLRLGPGELKSGGFRRESILADGVEALIGAIYLDSDLPTIRDLILSWYSERLEAIQPGVAQKDPKTRLQEYLQGKRQPLPNYQVEKVEGEAHQQTFTVSCLVEGIDSPFMGVGSSRRKAEQAAAEQALEQLND is encoded by the coding sequence ATGACCAATTCTTTAGAGACTCTGTATCGCCGTCTGGGTTATAGCTTTGTAGACGAAAAACGGGTGCGCCAAGCACTGACGCACCGCAGCGCCGGCTCGCAGCACAACGAGCGTCTGGAATACCTGGGCGACTCGATTTTAAGCTTTGTGGTAGCCGATGCTCTGTATCACCGTTTCCCGGCGGCGAACGAAGGGGACATGTCGCGTATGCGCGCGACCTTGGTTAAGGGCAAAACCCTGGCCGAACTGGGCAGCGAGTTCCAACTGGGGGACTTTTTGCGCTTGGGCCCAGGCGAGCTCAAATCCGGCGGTTTTCGCCGGGAGTCTATTCTGGCCGACGGCGTAGAAGCCCTTATCGGCGCTATTTATTTAGACTCCGACTTGCCAACCATTCGTGACCTTATCTTAAGCTGGTACAGCGAGCGTCTTGAGGCCATTCAGCCCGGTGTCGCGCAAAAGGATCCGAAAACCCGTTTGCAAGAATACCTGCAAGGCAAGCGCCAACCTCTGCCAAACTATCAGGTAGAAAAGGTGGAAGGGGAAGCCCACCAGCAAACCTTTACTGTTTCTTGTCTGGTAGAAGGTATCGACAGCCCCTTTATGGGCGTAGGCTCTAGCCGCCGTAAGGCCGAGCAAGCCGCCGCCGAGCAAGCTCTGGAGCAATTGAATGACTGA
- the pdxJ gene encoding pyridoxine 5'-phosphate synthase, which yields MSSIHLGVNIDHIATVRNARGSQYPDPVEAAFVAERAGADGITIHLREDRRHIKDRDVFLLKDTIQTRMNLEMAVTDEMLGIAEKVKPGFVCLVPEKRQELTTEGGLDVAGQFERIKDACARMHDAGILASLFIDCDPRQIEAAAKCQAPFIEIHTGHYADSTGAEQAKELERIRRGVTLADSLGITVNAGHGLHYHNVQPIAAMPQIYELNIGHAIIARALFDGLDKAVRDMKALMVAAR from the coding sequence ATGAGCAGTATTCATTTGGGTGTCAACATCGACCATATCGCCACCGTGCGTAATGCCCGCGGTAGCCAATATCCTGATCCGGTGGAAGCGGCCTTTGTGGCAGAGCGAGCGGGGGCTGATGGCATTACCATTCACCTGCGCGAAGACCGTCGCCACATTAAAGACCGTGATGTGTTTTTATTAAAAGACACCATCCAAACCCGCATGAATCTGGAAATGGCGGTGACCGACGAAATGCTCGGTATTGCTGAAAAAGTTAAACCCGGCTTTGTGTGTTTGGTGCCGGAAAAACGCCAGGAACTCACTACCGAAGGCGGTTTGGATGTTGCCGGCCAGTTTGAACGGATAAAAGATGCCTGTGCGCGCATGCATGACGCCGGCATCTTAGCGTCGCTGTTTATTGATTGCGATCCGCGCCAAATTGAAGCCGCAGCAAAATGCCAAGCGCCCTTTATTGAAATTCACACCGGGCATTATGCTGACAGCACCGGCGCCGAGCAGGCCAAAGAGTTAGAGCGCATTCGCCGCGGTGTAACCTTGGCCGACAGCTTAGGCATTACCGTCAATGCCGGTCATGGCCTGCATTATCACAATGTGCAGCCCATCGCTGCCATGCCACAAATTTATGAACTGAATATCGGCCACGCCATTATTGCCCGGGCTCTTTTTGACGGCCTAGATAAAGCGGTGCGTGATATGAAAGCACTGATGGTAGCCGCCCGGTGA
- the acpS gene encoding holo-ACP synthase, whose amino-acid sequence MIVGLGNDVVRINRFERSAERFAKRLLTAAELAQYQSRGKPLAFIAKRWAAKEAAAKALGTGIAAGVSFQHFCVSNDAAGKPHLALSGRAKQLADALGVKSIHLALSDEKELAMATVILES is encoded by the coding sequence GTGATCGTCGGCCTTGGTAACGATGTGGTGCGTATTAATCGCTTTGAGCGCTCGGCAGAGCGCTTTGCCAAGCGGCTGCTCACCGCCGCTGAGCTCGCCCAATACCAAAGCCGGGGTAAACCCCTGGCTTTTATTGCCAAGCGCTGGGCCGCCAAAGAAGCGGCGGCCAAGGCGCTGGGTACCGGTATTGCCGCGGGTGTGAGCTTTCAGCACTTTTGCGTCAGTAATGACGCGGCTGGTAAGCCACATTTAGCGCTCAGCGGCCGAGCCAAGCAACTGGCTGATGCCTTGGGCGTCAAGTCCATCCATTTAGCACTGAGTGACGAGAAAGAGCTGGCCATGGCCACCGTTATTCTTGAATCCTAG
- the recO gene encoding DNA repair protein RecO: MTQAAYVLHRRPYLDDAALAELLLADDSRVGAVVRGMAAKKSHKRAAMQPFVELELTLAGQGDLKNARAIEVKTAHSLTGNALYAGFYVNELIIRLVPRGTDTDGLFALYQQTLLALMSTEVEPVLRRFELSLCHRLGYGIDLWRDSSGQPLNAEGRYQLVPEEGLLADVKGPYPGLHLLAIAQDNWQDSDTRRFAKHFCRALLAPHLGDKPLKSRELFRLAGGVQ, from the coding sequence ATGACCCAAGCGGCCTATGTGCTGCACCGCCGCCCTTACTTGGATGATGCGGCCTTGGCCGAGCTGTTATTGGCCGACGACAGCCGTGTTGGCGCGGTGGTGCGGGGCATGGCCGCAAAAAAAAGTCACAAAAGGGCCGCCATGCAGCCCTTTGTGGAGTTGGAATTAACCCTGGCAGGCCAGGGCGATTTAAAAAATGCCCGCGCCATTGAGGTTAAAACCGCCCATAGCCTCACCGGTAATGCCCTTTATGCCGGTTTCTACGTTAATGAACTTATCATTCGCCTGGTGCCTCGGGGCACCGACACCGACGGTCTTTTTGCCCTTTATCAGCAAACCTTGCTGGCGTTGATGAGCACCGAAGTTGAACCGGTATTGCGCCGCTTTGAATTAAGCCTTTGCCATCGCCTTGGCTACGGCATTGATTTGTGGCGTGACAGTAGCGGCCAGCCACTTAATGCCGAAGGGCGTTATCAATTGGTGCCGGAAGAAGGCCTGCTGGCTGACGTAAAAGGCCCTTATCCTGGCCTGCATTTACTGGCCATTGCCCAGGATAACTGGCAAGACAGCGATACCAGACGCTTTGCTAAACATTTCTGCCGCGCTCTGCTAGCCCCGCATTTGGGGGACAAACCACTGAAAAGCAGGGAGCTATTTCGACTCGCAGGAGGAGTTCAATGA
- a CDS encoding undecaprenyl-diphosphate phosphatase, producing MDLWVAFQAMILGVIEGITEFLPISSTGHQIIVADLIDFRGDRAMAFNIIIQLGAILAVVWEYRRTITKVVVGLPSERPAQRFTANLLIAFFPAVIMGLCFADIIHHYLFNPITVATALVIGGFVMLWAEKRQHTITAQSVDNMTWKQALQVGCAQCLALIPGTSRSGSTIIGGLLFGLSRTAATEFSFFLAIPTMLGAAVYSGYKYRHLFQASDVPVFALGLLFSFIFAMLAVKALLKFIGKHSYSVFAWYRIVFGLFILLTWQFHWIDWDTAQP from the coding sequence ATGGATCTTTGGGTTGCCTTTCAGGCAATGATTTTAGGGGTTATTGAGGGGATCACAGAGTTCCTACCGATATCCAGTACTGGCCACCAAATTATCGTCGCCGATCTCATCGACTTTCGCGGTGACCGCGCCATGGCCTTTAATATTATTATTCAGCTAGGTGCCATTCTTGCGGTGGTTTGGGAATATCGCCGCACCATTACCAAAGTGGTGGTTGGCCTGCCCAGTGAGCGCCCGGCACAGCGCTTTACCGCGAACCTGCTCATTGCTTTTTTCCCAGCCGTGATTATGGGCCTGTGTTTTGCCGATATTATTCACCACTATCTTTTTAACCCCATTACCGTTGCGACAGCCTTGGTAATTGGTGGCTTTGTTATGCTGTGGGCAGAAAAACGCCAACACACCATCACCGCCCAAAGCGTTGATAACATGACCTGGAAGCAAGCACTGCAAGTCGGCTGCGCCCAGTGTTTAGCACTTATTCCCGGCACTTCTCGCTCGGGCTCTACCATTATCGGCGGTCTGTTGTTTGGTTTGTCTCGTACTGCCGCCACCGAGTTTTCGTTTTTCCTTGCCATTCCAACCATGCTGGGCGCTGCGGTGTATTCCGGCTATAAATATCGGCACCTGTTCCAGGCCAGTGATGTACCGGTCTTCGCCCTCGGGTTACTGTTCTCCTTTATCTTCGCCATGCTGGCCGTAAAAGCCCTGCTTAAATTTATTGGCAAGCACAGCTATAGCGTTTTTGCCTGGTACCGCATCGTCTTTGGTTTGTTTATTTTGCTGACCTGGCAATTTCACTGGATTGACTGGGATACAGCCCAGCCATAA
- the lepB gene encoding signal peptidase I yields MAQYFSILLVVITLGTGLVWALDKFLWAPKRRAALAKAEQSAGGELDENSREKMLAHPGWVESCRGAFPVIAVVLILRSFLYEPFQIPSGSMMPTLLVGDFILVEKFAYGLKDPVLGKTVIPTGQPKRGDIIVFKYPEDTSVDFIKRVVGLPGDKIIYRNKHLYIQPACKEGEKTCPDPQEVTSVDKGKGEFYLGNFPLDRRTESLGKVKHDILLNYAFPDRVSDYKRQPGLPAGEWIVPKDEYFAMGDNRDNSRDSRFWGFVPKANLVGKAVFIWMSFDMDRGQDSWLPSWVPTGVRFGRIGPIH; encoded by the coding sequence ATGGCGCAGTACTTCTCCATTTTATTGGTAGTGATCACCTTGGGTACCGGCTTGGTTTGGGCCCTCGATAAATTTTTGTGGGCGCCGAAACGGCGGGCAGCACTGGCCAAGGCTGAACAGTCGGCCGGTGGCGAATTAGACGAAAACAGCCGTGAGAAGATGCTGGCCCATCCGGGCTGGGTAGAAAGCTGCCGCGGTGCTTTCCCGGTGATAGCAGTGGTGCTGATACTGCGCTCTTTTTTGTATGAACCCTTTCAAATTCCGTCCGGCTCGATGATGCCGACCTTGCTGGTGGGCGACTTTATCCTGGTGGAAAAGTTTGCTTATGGCCTGAAAGACCCCGTGCTGGGTAAAACCGTGATCCCAACTGGCCAGCCCAAGCGCGGCGATATTATTGTTTTTAAATACCCCGAAGATACCAGCGTTGATTTCATCAAACGGGTGGTGGGGCTGCCGGGCGATAAAATTATCTACCGCAACAAACACCTTTATATTCAGCCTGCTTGTAAAGAAGGCGAGAAAACCTGCCCCGACCCGCAAGAAGTGACCAGCGTTGATAAAGGCAAAGGCGAGTTCTATTTGGGGAACTTCCCGCTGGATAGACGCACCGAAAGCTTGGGTAAGGTGAAACACGATATTTTACTTAACTACGCCTTCCCTGACCGCGTTAGCGATTACAAACGCCAACCTGGCCTGCCAGCCGGTGAATGGATAGTGCCCAAAGACGAGTACTTCGCCATGGGTGATAACCGCGACAACAGCCGTGACTCTCGCTTCTGGGGTTTTGTACCTAAAGCTAATTTGGTCGGTAAAGCGGTCTTTATCTGGATGAGCTTCGACATGGACCGAGGCCAAGACAGCTGGTTACCTAGCTGGGTACCCACCGGCGTGCGCTTTGGCCGCATCGGGCCTATCCACTGA
- the lepB gene encoding signal peptidase I produces the protein MAQYFSIFLVMLTLVTGLVWAWDRFLLSRRRRQVLAEAEQATAGGLDEKKRTQLMARPGWVENCRGMFPVIAVVLVLRSFLYEPFQIPSGSMMPTLLVGDFILVEKFAYGIKDPVFSHKLIATGEPKRGDVFVFKDPRDPHIDLIKRVVGLPGDRIVFRDKQLYIQPACQQGQQPCPALQAVASADIGSGEFYLGSMPLDRRTETLGKVKHDILVDRALPDRLGEYFRQQGQPSGQWLVPKGEYFAMGDNRDNSADSRFWGFVPEQNLVGKAVFIWISFKMDRSPNSWLPSWVPTGIRFGHLGPIK, from the coding sequence ATGGCCCAGTATTTTTCGATTTTTTTGGTGATGTTGACCCTGGTTACCGGTCTGGTGTGGGCTTGGGATAGATTCCTGTTAAGCCGGCGCCGCCGTCAGGTGCTGGCTGAGGCTGAACAAGCTACTGCTGGCGGCCTGGATGAAAAAAAGCGCACGCAACTGATGGCCCGGCCTGGCTGGGTAGAAAATTGCCGGGGAATGTTTCCGGTGATTGCAGTGGTGCTGGTACTGCGCTCTTTTTTGTATGAGCCGTTCCAGATACCCTCTGGCTCGATGATGCCCACCTTGCTGGTGGGCGATTTTATTTTGGTCGAGAAGTTCGCGTACGGTATTAAAGATCCGGTGTTTAGCCACAAGCTGATTGCCACCGGCGAGCCCAAGCGCGGCGACGTATTTGTATTTAAAGACCCGCGCGACCCGCACATTGATTTGATTAAGCGGGTAGTGGGGCTGCCGGGCGACCGTATCGTGTTCCGTGACAAGCAGTTGTATATTCAGCCCGCTTGCCAACAGGGCCAACAGCCTTGCCCGGCGTTACAGGCGGTGGCCAGCGCCGATATTGGCAGCGGTGAGTTTTATCTCGGGTCTATGCCCCTTGATAGACGCACCGAAACCTTGGGTAAGGTAAAGCACGATATCTTGGTGGACCGCGCCTTGCCTGACCGCTTAGGTGAATATTTTCGCCAGCAAGGCCAACCGTCAGGGCAGTGGCTGGTGCCCAAAGGTGAATATTTCGCCATGGGTGATAACCGAGATAACAGCGCCGATTCGCGGTTTTGGGGCTTTGTGCCCGAGCAAAACCTGGTTGGAAAGGCCGTTTTTATCTGGATAAGTTTTAAAATGGACCGCAGTCCCAATAGCTGGCTTCCGAGCTGGGTGCCAACTGGCATTAGATTTGGACACTTAGGTCCCATAAAATAG
- a CDS encoding autotransporter-associated beta strand repeat-containing protein has translation MFAETPFRRHAMSVALAAACAVTLAGCDHSPDSPSSKPAEPTGLGAELSVPLPSVSYPLPVSDNGENNADSTYRWSVDTNPMAYLLLGMNKVWKLNLDGWQENANGNGPDTSFVDNQTIVNATIWQQNIQYVMDVTADRTDAQAIQAFLDDQRSKNYSVIDGYGPLTEAYVAASGAYTDINVPTTSDVLSNSHYVADNNDGIAYAGDASSDLGAVYQLVYDFRQASPASTNASKYIYSTPRPWRMDDSGTIDYQGTTSYVCTDPDGTSTTETYDVYTSSVVVVPGLMCARRANSEDSYLDQDGSNQRKDGAYPSGHTNAGYLAAMAYAYALPQRFSEMLTRGSQLGEDRILAGMHSPVDVIGGRIHAMAVAAYALGQSSILADAQSAYSTAQSYFGELADQAGESLYDYAHATVVSPGSLTDGDNVNTEVFNNNDYSDHAAMKALYRQRLTYGFTQTGSAGEDPVVPEGAERLLASRQPYLTAAQRRAVIYTTEIDSGYPIIDDSNGWGRIDLVTAADGYGAFVGDVTVNMDASDGGFSSHDWWRNDISGEGLLTKEGTGTLTLTGDNSYSGGTLVKAGTLEAASSSAFGSGDLYMTGGEVEVNADGALNLANYTQDDGSLVLEMDNDDTQVSAADIVYLSGGNLVLDFGDTTPTSGSQYTLLTGSKVYGKFASVSTDADVSISLKYTGTAVIATIK, from the coding sequence ATGTTTGCCGAAACGCCTTTTCGACGCCATGCCATGTCTGTGGCGCTGGCCGCCGCTTGTGCAGTGACCCTGGCTGGCTGTGACCACAGCCCCGATTCCCCCAGCAGTAAACCTGCCGAACCTACTGGCCTGGGTGCTGAACTGTCAGTACCGCTGCCCAGTGTTTCCTATCCGCTACCGGTCAGTGACAACGGCGAGAACAACGCCGACAGCACCTATCGCTGGAGCGTAGATACCAACCCGATGGCTTATTTGCTGCTGGGGATGAACAAGGTCTGGAAATTAAATCTCGATGGCTGGCAGGAAAATGCCAACGGTAACGGCCCCGACACCAGCTTTGTGGATAACCAGACCATCGTCAATGCGACCATTTGGCAGCAAAACATCCAATATGTCATGGATGTCACCGCTGACCGAACCGACGCCCAGGCCATTCAAGCCTTCTTGGATGACCAGCGCAGTAAAAACTACAGCGTGATTGATGGTTATGGCCCCCTGACTGAGGCTTATGTGGCTGCATCCGGCGCTTATACCGACATCAACGTGCCCACCACTAGCGATGTGCTCAGCAATAGCCACTATGTTGCCGATAACAACGACGGCATTGCCTATGCCGGTGATGCCAGCAGTGACTTAGGTGCCGTATACCAGCTGGTTTATGATTTTCGCCAGGCATCACCTGCCTCTACCAATGCTTCTAAATATATTTACTCCACCCCACGGCCTTGGCGGATGGACGACAGCGGCACCATCGATTATCAAGGAACCACCAGTTACGTCTGTACCGACCCGGACGGTACCAGCACCACTGAAACCTATGACGTATACACTTCCAGCGTGGTGGTGGTGCCGGGGCTGATGTGTGCTCGTCGTGCCAATAGCGAAGACAGCTACCTTGATCAAGATGGCAGTAATCAGCGTAAAGACGGTGCCTACCCCAGCGGCCACACCAACGCTGGCTACCTGGCGGCCATGGCCTATGCCTACGCCTTGCCACAGCGTTTTTCAGAAATGCTGACCCGCGGATCGCAACTGGGTGAAGACCGTATTCTGGCGGGTATGCATTCGCCAGTGGATGTCATTGGCGGCCGTATTCATGCCATGGCGGTTGCGGCTTATGCCTTGGGGCAAAGCAGTATCCTGGCTGATGCCCAAAGCGCTTATAGCACGGCTCAAAGTTACTTTGGCGAGCTGGCTGACCAAGCTGGTGAGAGCCTTTATGACTACGCCCACGCTACTGTGGTAAGCCCTGGCAGCCTGACCGACGGTGACAACGTCAATACCGAGGTGTTTAACAACAACGACTACAGCGACCACGCCGCAATGAAAGCGCTTTATCGTCAGCGCCTGACCTACGGCTTTACCCAAACCGGCAGCGCCGGTGAAGACCCTGTTGTTCCCGAAGGGGCAGAGCGGCTGCTGGCCTCCCGGCAGCCTTACCTGACTGCGGCTCAGCGCCGGGCAGTGATTTACACCACCGAGATTGACTCAGGCTACCCCATTATTGATGACTCCAACGGTTGGGGCCGCATCGATTTGGTTACCGCCGCTGATGGTTACGGTGCCTTTGTAGGTGATGTTACGGTCAACATGGATGCCTCTGACGGCGGTTTTAGTAGCCACGACTGGTGGCGTAACGATATCAGCGGTGAGGGGCTCTTAACCAAAGAAGGTACCGGTACCCTGACCTTAACCGGCGACAACAGCTACAGCGGCGGTACCTTGGTGAAAGCTGGCACTCTGGAAGCCGCTTCTAGCAGTGCCTTTGGCAGTGGCGACCTTTACATGACCGGCGGGGAAGTCGAAGTGAATGCCGACGGCGCCCTAAACCTTGCCAACTACACCCAGGATGATGGCTCCCTGGTGCTGGAAATGGATAACGATGACACCCAGGTAAGCGCTGCCGACATTGTTTATCTGTCCGGCGGTAATCTGGTTTTGGATTTTGGCGACACTACGCCAACGAGCGGCAGTCAATACACCTTGCTCACCGGCAGTAAGGTGTATGGCAAGTTCGCCAGTGTCAGCACTGATGCCGATGTCAGTATTTCGCTGAAATATACCGGCACGGCGGTGATTGCCACCATTAAATAA
- the era gene encoding GTPase Era, producing MTEQRCGFVAIVGRPNVGKSTLLNNLLGQKVSITSKKAQTTRHRILGIDTQDDMQVIYVDTPGLHKDEKKAINRLMNRAAASSLGDVEVVVFMVEGSIWADDDQMVLEKLKKEKKPVVLAVNKVDNVKNKDALFPHLKWLSEQFNFAAIVPISAEKGTQVEALRSEVEKHIPECEFIFPEDHITDRSSRFMAAEIIREKLMRNLGEEVPYSVTVEIEQFQEENGRFHINGLILVERDGQKKMVIGAKGEKLKRIGTDARQDMQRLFNYPVHLELWVKVKSGWADDERALRSLGYGDD from the coding sequence ATGACTGAACAACGCTGTGGTTTTGTAGCCATTGTTGGCCGCCCCAATGTGGGTAAATCCACGCTTTTGAATAATCTGCTGGGCCAGAAAGTATCCATTACCTCCAAAAAGGCGCAAACCACCCGCCACCGCATTTTGGGCATCGATACCCAGGATGATATGCAGGTGATCTACGTTGACACCCCCGGCCTGCACAAGGACGAGAAAAAAGCCATTAACCGCCTGATGAACCGCGCTGCCGCCAGTAGCCTGGGTGACGTTGAAGTGGTGGTGTTTATGGTGGAAGGCAGTATCTGGGCAGACGATGACCAGATGGTGCTGGAAAAGCTCAAAAAAGAGAAAAAGCCGGTGGTTTTGGCGGTCAATAAGGTCGATAACGTTAAGAATAAAGACGCCTTGTTCCCGCATTTAAAATGGCTGTCTGAGCAGTTTAACTTTGCCGCCATAGTGCCTATCAGTGCGGAAAAGGGCACCCAGGTTGAAGCGCTGCGCAGTGAAGTGGAAAAACACATTCCCGAGTGCGAGTTTATCTTCCCGGAAGATCACATCACCGACCGTTCCAGCCGCTTTATGGCGGCGGAAATCATCCGTGAAAAACTGATGCGTAACCTCGGTGAAGAAGTACCTTATTCGGTTACCGTTGAAATTGAACAATTTCAAGAAGAAAACGGCCGCTTTCATATCAACGGCCTTATTCTGGTTGAGCGCGATGGGCAGAAGAAAATGGTCATTGGCGCCAAGGGCGAGAAGCTTAAGCGTATCGGCACCGATGCCCGCCAAGATATGCAGCGCCTCTTTAACTACCCGGTGCATCTGGAACTGTGGGTTAAAGTGAAATCCGGCTGGGCTGACGATGAACGCGCCCTGCGCTCTTTGGGTTACGGAGACGATTAA
- a CDS encoding ImmA/IrrE family metallo-endopeptidase, producing the protein MGKSLRQRVNEVKSFLGNPYAFFTDKDLTDTLDESLYIDAADLRCGQPKQASYTPFDIEQIAIRLQRDLWMQRGWLFTDPGINDPLHILDPEMALRALGYRCEFSDALGQFQRDGLLLEIAAELNTPQQCVKLSRAFSAKAQKFTLAHQLGHVLLHDMARVHQDRSFDGSMLFDGQEQEANLLAGYFLMPQKLVRRRFFEYYGTENCWLPTAATAQSLFGCELKNSRELAILLAKNASFNGQDFTPLATTFGVTEQAMANRLLSLGLCSLSPRTN; encoded by the coding sequence ATGGGGAAATCATTGCGGCAACGGGTGAACGAGGTGAAATCCTTTTTGGGTAATCCCTATGCCTTTTTTACCGACAAAGACCTGACTGACACCTTGGATGAAAGTCTTTATATCGATGCGGCCGATCTGCGCTGTGGTCAGCCTAAGCAAGCAAGCTACACCCCTTTCGATATTGAGCAGATTGCCATTCGTCTGCAGCGCGATCTGTGGATGCAGCGCGGCTGGCTTTTTACCGACCCAGGTATCAACGACCCTTTACATATTCTTGACCCGGAAATGGCGCTGCGGGCCCTTGGTTATCGCTGTGAATTCAGCGACGCCCTTGGCCAATTTCAGCGAGATGGCTTGCTACTGGAAATTGCGGCCGAACTGAATACACCACAGCAATGCGTGAAGCTCTCAAGGGCGTTTTCAGCTAAGGCGCAAAAGTTCACTTTGGCCCACCAGCTTGGGCATGTATTGCTGCATGACATGGCGAGGGTGCATCAAGACCGCTCGTTTGATGGCAGCATGCTTTTTGATGGCCAAGAACAGGAAGCCAACCTTTTAGCCGGCTATTTTCTCATGCCGCAAAAACTGGTTAGAAGGCGTTTTTTTGAGTATTACGGGACAGAAAATTGCTGGCTACCTACTGCGGCTACGGCGCAGAGCCTATTCGGTTGTGAGCTAAAAAATAGCCGCGAATTAGCCATTTTGCTGGCAAAAAACGCGTCATTTAACGGCCAGGATTTTACGCCACTTGCCACGACTTTCGGGGTGACAGAGCAAGCAATGGCCAACCGCTTATTGTCGCTGGGCCTGTGTTCGCTATCGCCCAGGACTAACTGA